From Ruminococcus sp. HUN007, a single genomic window includes:
- a CDS encoding flagellar biosynthetic protein FliR yields MTELNIIIDNLYIYVLVFVRLGVIIAFNPVLSRKGVPAMARTGIIFFATLMLAPLVPIPARLDTASLALGIAAEIIVGLFLGFIFNIFFYMLAYVGDILDMQFGLSMAKVMDPGTGVQSAFTGNLINLVYMAYFFVTNSHLVLIKLAVDSYDLIPAGAANINVQAAAGFGIDIFISVFSLAVRLAFPFVATEFILEMGMGILMKLIPQIHVFVINMQFKILLAITMLFVLAAPITTFIENYIMVMFDNLEEALNVLAS; encoded by the coding sequence TTGACTGAGCTTAATATAATTATCGACAATCTTTATATCTATGTTCTTGTCTTTGTACGTCTGGGCGTGATAATAGCGTTCAATCCCGTTCTTTCAAGAAAGGGAGTACCCGCAATGGCGAGAACAGGTATTATTTTCTTTGCCACGCTTATGCTTGCACCTCTGGTGCCGATACCTGCCCGTCTGGACACGGCATCGCTTGCGCTCGGCATTGCGGCGGAGATAATCGTCGGATTGTTTTTAGGATTTATTTTTAATATTTTTTTCTATATGCTGGCTTATGTAGGCGATATACTTGATATGCAGTTCGGTCTTTCCATGGCCAAGGTCATGGATCCGGGTACGGGGGTACAGTCCGCCTTTACCGGAAACCTCATCAATCTTGTATATATGGCATATTTTTTTGTAACCAACAGTCACCTTGTTCTCATAAAGCTTGCTGTTGATTCCTATGATCTGATACCGGCGGGGGCTGCGAACATCAACGTGCAGGCTGCTGCCGGCTTTGGCATAGATATTTTCATTTCAGTGTTTTCACTGGCGGTGCGTCTCGCTTTTCCGTTCGTTGCGACGGAATTCATTCTTGAAATGGGAATGGGCATACTGATGAAGCTCATTCCGCAGATACACGTATTCGTTATCAACATGCAGTTCAAGATACTGCTTGCGATCACGATGCTTTTTGTACTGGCCGCACCGATAACTACTTTTATTGAAAACTACATTATGGTAATGTTTGACAATCTTGAAGAAGCGCTTAACGTACTTGCATCATAA
- the flhB gene encoding flagellar biosynthesis protein FlhB codes for MAESSGEKTEQPTGKKLEDARKEGNVPQSKEVTIAITMVVSFYAFKFLYSLISSQVTEVMTDQLHRIGTMERLKSNDLQDMFIWLGIKYGIAAFPLLLIVGFAGSVITLAQTKLLVNFKSLKPKFDRMNPLQGIKRLFSLKGFIEVLKSVLKIALLICIIYICIAGQLSNLPKLIDSSIEDVAVFTGNVISDIINKVLIAFAAVAVGDYMYQRFQYFKNLRMTKQEVKEEYKNIEGDPQIKGRIKQKQREISQRRMMADVPTADVVIKNPTHFAVALKYDRENANAPVVVAKGQDNIAFKIIKIAEENEVAVVENVPLARALYASVEVGMEIPKEFYNPVAEILAHIYSKDESESA; via the coding sequence GTGGCGGAGTCATCAGGAGAAAAAACCGAACAGCCTACCGGGAAAAAGCTTGAGGATGCCCGGAAAGAGGGTAACGTACCCCAAAGTAAGGAAGTAACCATTGCCATCACTATGGTGGTTTCTTTCTACGCTTTTAAGTTTCTTTATTCTCTGATAAGTTCCCAGGTGACTGAAGTCATGACCGATCAGCTCCACAGGATCGGCACCATGGAACGCTTAAAGAGCAATGATCTTCAGGACATGTTCATCTGGCTTGGCATAAAGTACGGCATTGCGGCGTTTCCGCTGCTTCTTATAGTCGGGTTTGCCGGGTCAGTGATAACCCTTGCCCAGACCAAGCTGCTTGTCAATTTCAAGTCGCTTAAGCCGAAATTCGACCGAATGAATCCTCTGCAGGGTATAAAAAGACTGTTTTCGCTCAAGGGATTCATTGAAGTGCTGAAGTCGGTGCTGAAAATAGCTCTTCTCATATGCATTATATACATCTGCATTGCCGGACAATTGAGCAATCTGCCGAAATTAATAGACAGCTCAATTGAAGACGTTGCAGTATTTACAGGAAACGTAATTTCTGATATAATAAATAAAGTACTTATAGCATTTGCAGCTGTAGCTGTAGGAGACTATATGTATCAGAGATTCCAGTATTTCAAAAATCTGCGAATGACAAAGCAGGAAGTAAAAGAAGAATATAAAAACATCGAAGGTGATCCTCAGATCAAGGGCCGTATCAAGCAGAAGCAGCGTGAGATCTCACAGCGCAGGATGATGGCTGATGTTCCGACTGCGGACGTTGTCATTAAAAACCCTACGCATTTCGCCGTTGCACTTAAGTACGACCGTGAAAATGCAAACGCTCCTGTCGTGGTAGCGAAAGGTCAGGACAACATTGCGTTTAAGATCATAAAGATCGCCGAAGAAAACGAAGTTGCTGTAGTGGAAAACGTTCCTCTTGCCCGTGCACTTTACGCTTCAGTTGAAGTCGGCATGGAGATACCAAAGGAATTCTACAATCCCGTGGCCGAGATACTCGCCCACATTTACAGCAAAGATGAATCCGAATCTGCATAA